From Cydia strobilella chromosome 4, ilCydStro3.1, whole genome shotgun sequence, the proteins below share one genomic window:
- the LOC134740676 gene encoding large ribosomal subunit protein uL10m — MASINRGLLQVQTPFLLARRFRGKINIQKPRKPHFERQLLIDLTKPWYVPPKTSMPDIALCDRGEKRRSEEIDNPFERILARECLNWFNTSKMVVFLHKNSIPMEDKMPIFAALKKNDMHMRTYGKKIVSMATKGTRYKAVNNLFTSHQEIIFGQPASVAKMFNIMKKAPQLVIMAGIIQDRLMSKNELVEFSKLPNLDVARSHLCSILQSAGSTLVGQLNQAQQMLVSNLDQHMELQNKSEPPADSKEQS, encoded by the exons atgGCTTCAATAAACAGAG GTCTTTTGCAAGTTCAAACGCCATTCCTTTTGGCACGCCGATTCAGAGGAAAGATCAACATTCAGAAACCTAGAAAGCCCCATTTCGAGAGGCAATTACTGATTGATTTGACGAAGCCATGGTATGTACCGCCAAAAACTTCGATGCCCGATATTGCACTGTGCGATAGGGGGGAGAAGAGAAGAAGTGAGGAGATTGATAATCCCTTTGAACGCATTCTAGCTAGAGAATGCTTAAATTGGTTCAACACTTCCAAAATGGTTGTATTTCTTCACAAAAATTCTATTCCTATGGAGGATAAAATGCCAATATTTGCTGCATTAAAGAAAAATGACATGCATATGAGGACATATGGCAAAAAAATAGTGTCCATGGCTACTAAGGGGACACGGTACAAGGCTGTCAATAATTTGTTTACTTCTCACCAAGAAATAATATTTGGTCAACCTGCAAGTGTCgcaaaaatgtttaatattatGAAGAAAGCTCCACAACTGGTGATCAtgg CGGGGATCATTCAAGATAGATTAATGTCTAAGAATGAATTGGTTGAGTTCAGCAAACTACCCAACTTGGATGTAGCTAGAAGTCACCTATGTTCCATCCTACAAAGTGCGGGATCCACCCTCGTGGGACAACTGAACCAGGCCCAGCAAATGCTCGTCTCAAACCTCGACCAACACATGGAACTTCAGAACAAATCAGAACCACCTGCAGACAGTAAAGAACAATCCTAG
- the LOC134740673 gene encoding angio-associated migratory cell protein, producing MRGYQEDTPPSSISGDEIAGMDEEEAVFLGYLDEMDELVDDNMEEVTDQEEEDTDMEPPEDLSILVFNKHVGSVFCCDLHPSGKLAVTGGEDDKAFVWSVHTGQVIFECTGHKDSVIFVGFSFDGAFLATADMSGLIKVWKCNLEENQQEPWPIAFEFEAEDLTFGLWHFAARVLICGAVSGDIYVFKVPSGDIKVLQGHNTRVECAKMFKDGVRLAAGYDDGAVKVWDLKTNAVLHQLQANVHDMRVTAIDTHPENNIMASISSDGKVILTTSNNGKVVGQLQAENDLETVAFAQDPQLGLFALGTLNGEVGIWDTARQMVRHQCRKSDDESIVGVTKMIWVKDHLVTGCLDGAIRVYQGRSGEKVLHLTGHRSEVLDLCFNENENVILTTSDDGTARIFKYEINKDKD from the exons ATGAGGGGTTACCAAGAGGACACTCCGCCGTCGTCAATCAGcggcgacgaaatcgcgggcatGGACGAGGAAGAAGCCGTATTCTTAGGCTACTTGGACGAGATGGACGAGCTAGTAGACGACAACATGGAGGAGGTCACTGATCAGGAAGAGGAGGATACAGATATGGAACCTCCAGAAGATCTCTCTATACTCGTTTTTAACAAACATGTTGGTTCAGTCTTCTGTTGCGACCTCCACCCAAGCGGAAAGTTAGCTGTGACGGGCGGAGAGGATGACAAAGCCTTTGTCTGGTCCGTACACACTGGACAAGTTATCTTTGAATGCACCGGACACAAAGATTCAGTAATATTTGTTGGCTTCAGTTTTGATGGTGCATTCCTTGCTACAGCTGACATGTCTGGTTTGATTAAAGTATGGAAATGTAATTTAGAAGAAAACCAACAAGAGCCATGGCCTATTGCATTTGAATTTGAAGCAGAAGACTTGACTTTTGGCTTGTGGCACTTTGCAGCCAGGGTTCTTATCTGTGGAGCCGTGTCTGGGGACATTTATGTGTTTAAAGTACCTTCTGGTGACATTAAAGTTTTGCAAGGTCATAACACCAGAGTGGAATGTGCTAAG ATGTTCAAAGATGGAGTCCGCCTAGCTGCTGGTTATGATGACGGTGCAGTGAAGGTGTGGGATCTTAAGACAAATGCAGTTCTTCATCAACTTCAAGCTAATGTCCATGATATGAGGGTAACAGCTATTGACACACATCCGGagaataatattatggcatctATATCTAGTGATG GTAAAGTTATTCTGACGACGTCAAATAATGGCAAAGTTGTGGGGCAACTGCAGGCAGAGAACGACTTAGAAACAGTTGCCTTTGCTCAAGACCCACAGCTAGGATTGTTTGCATTAG GTACACTAAACGGTGAAGTCGGTATTTGGGACACGGCAAGACAGATGGTCCGTCATCAATGCAGAAAATCTGATGATGAATCCATCGTAGGAGTCACCAAGATGATATGGGTGAAAGACCACCTTGTTACCGGGTGTCTCGATGGAGCCATTCGGGTATATCAGGGAAGATCCGGTGAAAAAGTGTTACATTTGACAGGCCACAGATCAGAAGTCCTAGATTTATGTttcaatgaaaatgaaaatgtaatacTGACTACGTCAGATGACGGAACAGCTAggatatttaaatatgaaattaataaagataaggattaa
- the LOC134740675 gene encoding homeobox protein Mohawk: MTLIQNPSEAKGETMEGSPAKEDSGAKSLRPVRNRRYTRRSLVAGQRPQKRLFTPEIKRYLKDWLVRRRDNPYPNREEKKYLADETGLTYIQICNWFANWRRKLKNVNADRNQQTWGHLIRTYNDRAQGNVEQFSISSDDSIWSEPEPTSSNYESLDFETEHDSPEPHYQEESDSSINSKEKCEFFNNNYSEQQECLGESKKITSPLLLSKWLESAARFQPSEMNYSWWADGKRRRVEARPQRVVNTTSRHDRDEVEAAVALTALASATTRLIAP, translated from the exons ATGACTCTAATTCAAAACCCGAGTGAAGCAAAAGGCGAAACAATGGAGGGATCCCCGGCCAAAGAGGACAGCGGCGCCAAGTCCTTGAGGCCCGTGAGAAACAGACGATACACACG AAGGAGTCTAGTTGCAGGCCAGCGGCCTCAGAAAAGGTTATTCACGCCAGAAATAAAGCGGTATTTAAAGGATTGGCTAGTGCGTCGAAGAGACAATCCCTATCCTAATCGAGAGGAAAAGAAATACCTCGCGGATGAAACAGGCCTTACCTACATTCAG ATTTGCAACTGGTTCGCCAACTGGCGGCGCAAACTGAAAAACGTCAACGCGGATCGAAACCAACAAACGTGGGGCCACCTCATCCGCACATACAACGACCGCGCTCAGGGCAACGTGGAgcagttcagcatcagctccgaCGACAGCATCTGGAGCGAGCCAGAGCCCACCAGCTCCAACTACGAGTCACTAGACTTCGAGACTGAGCACGACAGCCCGGAACCACACTACCAAGAGGAGTCTGACTCCTCCATAAATTCTAAAGAGAAATGCGAATTTTTCAACAATAACTACAGCGAGCAGCAAGAATGTCTCGGCGAATCGAAGAAAATCACGAGTCCGTTACTCCTGAGCAAGTGGTTGGAGAGCGCAGCGAGGTTTCAGCCGAGTGAGATGAACTATTCGTGGTGGGCGGACGGGAAGCGGCGGCGGGTGGAGGCGCGCCCGCAGCGGGTCGTCAACACCACGTCGAGGCACGACCGGGACGAGGTGGAGGCGGCGGTGGCCCTCACGGCCCTTGCTAGCGCCACCACGCGCCTCATTGCCCCATAG